One window of the Carnobacterium maltaromaticum DSM 20342 genome contains the following:
- a CDS encoding glycoside hydrolase family 1 protein has product MDYSKKVSFPSTFLWGSASAAYQVEGAWNVDGKGKSVWDNYAKVPGATFQGTNGDVAVDHYHRYKEDVKLMAEQGLKAYRFSIAWSRIFPDGTGEINEAGLAFYDRLIDELLSYNIVPVVTLYHWDIPQALMDAYGGWENRQVIEDFNNYAVTLFKRYGDRVKHWVSLNEQNIFVGFGYRYGSHPPAVKDEKRFYEVNHIANLANAKVIQSFKALNIPEALIGPSFAYSPVYPATPNPNDVLASENAEELLAHFWMDVYVWGEYPKATMHYLSENGIAPTILPGDMELLKAGKPDFMGLNYYQTTTVEYNPLIGGVGVAEMNFSGKKGTSKDSGIPGMYKTVQNPYTETTDWDWTIDPQGLHVALRRIENRYHLPILITENGLGAFDTLESDDQINDDYRIDYLSQHVSAIQEALTDGVEVLGYCTWSYTDLLSWLNGYQKRYGMVYIDRDEHDEKTLRRIPKKSYFWFKELIEKNGEQN; this is encoded by the coding sequence ATGGATTATTCAAAAAAAGTTAGTTTTCCTTCAACTTTTTTATGGGGAAGCGCAAGTGCAGCCTATCAAGTAGAAGGGGCTTGGAATGTAGATGGTAAAGGGAAGTCAGTTTGGGACAACTACGCTAAAGTGCCTGGTGCAACCTTCCAAGGTACAAATGGAGATGTTGCAGTTGATCACTATCATCGATATAAGGAAGATGTTAAGTTAATGGCAGAGCAAGGGCTAAAAGCTTATCGTTTCTCAATTGCTTGGAGCCGTATTTTTCCTGATGGAACTGGGGAAATTAATGAGGCAGGTTTAGCTTTTTACGATCGATTAATTGATGAACTATTGAGCTATAATATTGTTCCTGTCGTGACTTTGTATCACTGGGATATTCCACAAGCCTTAATGGATGCTTATGGTGGATGGGAAAATCGTCAAGTTATTGAAGATTTCAATAACTATGCAGTCACTTTATTTAAACGTTACGGGGATAGAGTGAAGCATTGGGTTAGTTTAAATGAACAAAATATATTTGTTGGTTTTGGCTATCGTTATGGAAGTCATCCTCCGGCAGTTAAAGATGAAAAACGATTTTATGAAGTGAATCATATTGCTAACTTAGCCAACGCAAAGGTTATTCAATCTTTTAAAGCTTTAAATATTCCAGAAGCATTAATAGGACCAAGTTTTGCTTATTCTCCAGTTTATCCAGCAACGCCTAATCCAAATGATGTATTAGCAAGTGAGAATGCAGAAGAGTTGTTGGCACATTTTTGGATGGATGTTTATGTTTGGGGAGAATATCCTAAAGCGACAATGCACTATTTGAGTGAAAACGGAATAGCACCAACCATTTTACCTGGGGATATGGAGTTATTAAAAGCTGGAAAACCTGACTTTATGGGGTTAAATTATTATCAAACGACTACTGTTGAATACAATCCATTAATTGGTGGTGTAGGAGTAGCAGAAATGAACTTTTCTGGAAAAAAAGGGACGTCAAAAGATAGTGGAATTCCAGGAATGTATAAAACGGTGCAAAACCCTTATACTGAAACGACAGATTGGGATTGGACTATTGATCCACAAGGTTTACATGTAGCTTTACGCCGAATTGAAAATCGCTATCATTTGCCCATCCTGATTACAGAGAATGGACTAGGAGCCTTTGATACGTTAGAGTCAGACGATCAGATTAACGATGATTATCGAATTGATTATTTATCTCAACATGTATCGGCAATCCAAGAAGCTTTAACAGATGGTGTGGAAGTTTTAGGGTATTGTACGTGGAGCTATACAGATTTATTAAGTTGGTTGAATGGATATCAAAAACGTTATGGAATGGTTTATATAGACCGTGATGAACATGATGAAAAGACATTGAGACGTATTCCTAAAAAGAGCTATTTTTGGTTTAAAGAGTTGATTGAAAAAAATGGAGAACAAAATTAA
- a CDS encoding M20 metallopeptidase family protein, with the protein MNSQTNLPIEDMVKWRRHLHENPELSFHEVETAKYIYQLLKTFPNLELTTPTENSVVAILKGAKPGKTIALRADIDALPIVEEADVAFPSQNEGVMHACGHDTHTAMLLGACKVLTSMQEKIAGTVKFIFQPAEEVPPGGAKFLVEAGVMKDVDLVFGIHIFPKIPVGVVAIRTGALTAAADIFELKIQGVGSHGSTPELAIDPILVGVEIITNLNNIISRNIAAFDNAVLSIGEFTSGNSANVIPDTAKIQGTVRTNDPAVRTLVRKRIEEIIEHVTKMYGASYELNYIMGYSPVVNDSEATELVRKAALKVVGEKGLITAPQMMGGEDFSAYTDVVPGSFFVVGGGTAEEGCGYMNHHPKFKINEGALAVGAEMEIQLITDLLINDEE; encoded by the coding sequence ATGAATAGTCAAACAAATTTACCGATTGAGGATATGGTTAAATGGCGTCGACATCTTCATGAAAATCCGGAGCTTTCTTTTCATGAGGTTGAAACTGCTAAGTATATTTATCAACTATTAAAAACATTTCCTAATCTTGAATTAACAACGCCAACAGAGAACAGTGTAGTGGCAATTTTGAAGGGTGCAAAGCCTGGTAAAACAATTGCTCTACGTGCAGACATTGATGCATTGCCAATTGTTGAAGAAGCAGATGTTGCGTTTCCTTCTCAAAATGAGGGAGTTATGCACGCATGTGGACATGATACTCATACTGCGATGCTTTTAGGGGCTTGTAAAGTATTAACAAGCATGCAAGAAAAAATTGCTGGAACTGTCAAATTTATTTTTCAACCTGCCGAGGAAGTTCCCCCTGGAGGTGCTAAATTTTTAGTCGAAGCAGGAGTTATGAAAGACGTTGATTTAGTTTTTGGAATTCATATATTCCCTAAAATACCTGTAGGCGTTGTGGCAATTCGTACAGGTGCTTTGACAGCTGCAGCTGATATTTTCGAATTAAAAATTCAAGGGGTCGGTTCTCATGGATCAACTCCAGAATTAGCAATTGATCCTATTTTAGTTGGTGTAGAAATTATCACAAATTTAAATAATATTATTTCGCGAAATATTGCTGCTTTTGATAATGCGGTACTTTCAATTGGTGAATTTACTAGTGGAAATAGCGCGAATGTTATTCCTGATACAGCAAAAATTCAAGGCACCGTTCGAACGAATGATCCGGCTGTCCGCACATTGGTGAGAAAGCGTATTGAAGAAATAATTGAACATGTGACTAAAATGTATGGGGCTAGCTATGAATTAAATTATATTATGGGTTATAGTCCAGTTGTAAATGATTCAGAAGCGACTGAATTAGTCCGAAAAGCAGCTTTAAAAGTTGTTGGAGAAAAAGGACTCATCACAGCTCCCCAAATGATGGGAGGCGAAGATTTTTCTGCCTATACAGATGTTGTGCCAGGTTCATTTTTTGTTGTTGGAGGTGGTACAGCTGAGGAAGGCTGTGGTTATATGAATCATCATCCTAAGTTTAAAATTAATGAAGGTGCTTTGGCGGTTGGTGCTGAAATGGAAATCCAATTAATTACAGATTTATTAATCAATGATGAAGAATGA
- a CDS encoding MFS transporter, with protein MAIKQSEQLNRKNNLMIATLFLGYIMIYIDKLGVGVALVPIAKEFSLSTTQTGWIMSSFFVGYTLMQIPMGLLNNKIGSRKILVFSILFVAIFMLLFGLGKGLIYFMLIRFLTGAIAHSGYPASSGKEISLNLPLNKRTFAQGILLASSGIAGIVGPVMVSPMIETIGWRKAYFVMAGLASLVMLVLLVFLPKEKHTNDKVLLDIPSKNKVPLLSIWKDSRVWILTVCAFFINSLVYGFTNWLPTFFTSAKGMSLTDAAKINSIAGIFALIGALGGSYIVGRYFAGKEKIVIAIFCIVGGCSMLGVYTFDSIILITLLLGIANFSMLVAFVTLMSIPLKLFINERFSPSYATIGTGGVMGGIFAPLIIGELIRVSNGNFLSTFIFFILMGIGAAGAIIFLKMNRQGGAINE; from the coding sequence ATGGCGATAAAACAAAGTGAACAGTTGAATCGTAAAAACAATTTAATGATAGCAACTCTTTTTTTAGGTTACATTATGATTTATATTGATAAACTAGGAGTAGGGGTCGCATTAGTGCCTATTGCAAAAGAATTCAGTTTAAGTACTACTCAAACGGGGTGGATTATGAGTTCATTTTTTGTTGGGTATACTTTAATGCAAATTCCAATGGGTTTATTGAATAATAAAATAGGTTCGCGAAAAATATTAGTTTTTTCTATTTTATTTGTAGCGATTTTTATGCTTCTATTTGGTCTAGGGAAAGGGTTAATTTATTTTATGTTGATTCGATTTTTAACGGGTGCAATCGCACACTCAGGATACCCAGCTTCTTCTGGAAAAGAAATATCCCTAAATTTACCTTTAAATAAACGAACATTTGCACAAGGAATACTATTAGCTTCTTCTGGAATTGCTGGTATTGTGGGGCCTGTCATGGTTTCTCCCATGATAGAGACTATAGGCTGGCGTAAAGCGTACTTTGTTATGGCGGGCCTTGCCTCGCTCGTTATGCTCGTTTTACTTGTTTTTTTACCAAAAGAAAAACATACGAATGATAAGGTACTTCTTGATATTCCGTCTAAAAATAAAGTTCCATTGCTGAGTATTTGGAAAGATTCGCGTGTCTGGATACTAACGGTATGTGCCTTTTTTATAAACTCACTAGTTTATGGATTTACGAATTGGTTACCAACTTTTTTTACTTCTGCAAAAGGGATGAGTTTAACCGATGCAGCCAAAATTAATTCAATTGCTGGTATTTTTGCGTTAATAGGCGCGCTTGGCGGCAGCTATATTGTTGGGAGGTATTTTGCTGGAAAAGAAAAAATAGTTATTGCTATTTTTTGTATTGTTGGCGGATGTTCTATGCTAGGTGTGTATACATTTGACTCAATTATTTTGATTACGCTATTGCTAGGGATAGCGAATTTTTCTATGCTAGTCGCTTTTGTGACATTGATGAGTATCCCATTAAAGTTATTTATAAATGAACGCTTTTCACCAAGCTATGCTACTATTGGGACAGGTGGTGTCATGGGTGGAATCTTTGCTCCTTTAATAATAGGAGAATTAATTCGAGTATCAAATGGCAACTTCTTATCGACATTTATTTTCTTTATATTAATGGGGATAGGTGCTGCTGGTGCTATTATATTTTTAAAAATGAATCGACAAGGAGGAGCTATAAATGAATAG